The Parus major isolate Abel chromosome 5, Parus_major1.1, whole genome shotgun sequence genome contains a region encoding:
- the VWCE gene encoding von Willebrand factor C and EGF domain-containing protein isoform X4: MLVELLFQAACVSLFLSSGQGRVYPARKKPASFAVERRRVGPHICFPGSSSGCCPGWMVSPGSGKCTLPLCSFGCGGGSCIAPNLCMCPDGEQGITCPEPPGTCGEYGCDLSCNHGGCQEVARVCPVGFSMAETANGVRCTDIDECQSAACEGTCVNTEGGFTCECGAGRELSADRRSCRDTDECQATPCQHRCENSMGSYRCSCRPGYHLHGNRHSCVDVDECRWPGARRSCQHSCHNIPGSFRCSCRPGYRLSADRVSCEGYPKSILAPSPILQSLQHPPTLVLLPPGSHLLPRGSPSPHLPVAAPGTQFPPSSPSLSPEPSPHAMGAPSTSIPPSHRCWHRGIPREPGARWTEPGCQSCTCQGGRVLCDTVSCSVPCSHPLPAPAGGCCPTCTGCLHKGVARAEGDVFSPSDGNCTICVCLAGNVSCLSTECPSGSCPSPSLADCCSCNPDKCNFQGRTYAHGARFSLDGDDCTTCVCQGGEVECSFTPCPVLDCPQHQRHLGPGQCCSTCRDPPAPTGCFLDDNGVEFPVGQIWSPGDPCELCICQCCPDCSAGCTYMGRIFSNNETFPSALDPCLSCICLLGSVACSPLECAIVCSYPFHPEGRCCPVCEDCNYQGRKVENGQSFIPEGQPCTRCTCQLGEVSCEERPCPRSCSEPHTLPVGCCPSCPATDIRLLLQGSDLSPSSSQSPSSSQPPSSSQPPSSSQPPSSPPFPSQSPIPEDSPPGTPQHLRYRLAQLLLPTTLPLSPSPGIWGAEKPPLTTPSPSGYPLAPAVPADPRCEATAPPDPTGSPEAQGSPGNEDPSAVPSDSPRFQVPGVPGTL; encoded by the exons ATGTTGGTGGAGCTGCTCTTCCAGGCTGCCTGTGTGTCCCTGTTCCTCTCCAGCGGCCAGGGCAGGGTGTATCCCGCGAGGAAGAAGCCGGCCAGCTTTGCCGTAGAGAG GCGCCGCGTGGGGCCCCACATCTGCttcccaggctccagcagcGGATGTTGTCCCGGCTGGATGGTGTCCCCGGGCAGCGGGAAGTGCACCCTGC cGCTCTGCTCCTTCGGCTGTGGCGGTGGCTCCTGCATCGCTCCCAACCTTTGCATGTGCCcggatggagagcagggaatCACCTGCCCAG AACCTCCGGGAACATGCGGAGAGTACGGCTGTGACCTGTCCTGTAACCATGGTGGCTGCCAGGAGGTCGCCCGCGTGTGTCCCGTTGGCTTCTCCATGGCTGAGACGGCCAACGGCGTCCGCTGCACCG ACATCGATGAGTGCCAGAGCGCGGCCTGCGAGGGGACGTGCGTGAACACGGAGGGCGGATTCACCTGCGAGTGCGGAGCCGGCCGGGAGCTCTCTGCTGACCGCCGCAGCTGCCGGG ACACGGATGAATGCCAGGCCACGCCGTGCCAGCACCGCTGCGAGAACAGCATGGGCAGCTATCGCTGCTCCTGCCGGCCTGGATACCACCTCCACGGGAATCGGCATTCCTGCGTGG ATGTGGACGAGTGCCGGTGGCCTGGCGCACGCcgctcctgccagcacagctgccacaACATTCCCGGCAGCTTCCGCTGCTCCTGCCGCCCCGGATACCGGCTCAGCGCAGACAGGGTGTCCTGTGAAG GGTACCCTAAATCTATCCTGGCCCCGTCACCCATCCTGCAATCCCTGCAGCATCCACCCACCCTtgtcctgctccctcctggctcccACCTGCTCCCGAGGGgctccccctctccccaccttcctgtggcagctcctggtACCCagttccctccctcctccccatccctgtcccctgagCCGTCCCCACATGCCATGGGAGCCCCCAGCACCTCCATCCCACCATCCCATCGTTGTTGGCACCGGGGGATCCCTCGGGAGCCCGGTGCTCGCTGGACAGAGCCAGGATGCCAGAGCTGCACCTGCCAG GGGGGACGAGTCCTCTGTGACACTGTGAGCTGCTCcgttccctgctcccacccacTTCCCGCTCCAGCTGGGGGTTGCTGCCCCACCTGCACGG GGTGCCTGCACAAGGGGGTGGCCAGGGCCGAGGGCGATGTCTTCTCCCCATCTGATGGGAATTGCACCATCTGTGTCTGCTTG GCCGGGAATGTCTCCTGCCTCTCCACAGAATGCCCCTCAGGATCCTGCCCCAGTCCCTCTCTGGCTGACTGCTGCTCCTGCAATCCAG atAAGTGCAATTTCCAGGGACGCACATATGCACACGGAGCCCGGTTCAGCTTGGATGGGGACGACTGCACCACCTGTGTCTGCCAG GGAGGAGAGGTGGAATGTTCCTTCACTCCCTGCCCCGTGCTGGATTGTCCCCAGCACCAGCGGCACCTGGgtcctgggcagtgctgctccaCCTGCCGGGACCCTCCGGCCCCCACTG GTTGCTTCCTGGATGACAATGGCGTGGAGTTTCCCGTTGGACAGATCTGGTCTCCAGGCGATCCCTGTGAGTTATGCATCTGCCAG TGCTGCCCCGACTGCTCTGCAG GCTGCACCTACATGGGGAGGATCTTTTCCAACAACGAGACCTTCCCGTCGGCGCTGGATCCCTGCCTGAGCTGCATCTGCCTG CTGGGCTCGGTAGCCTGCTCGCCTCTGGAATGTGCCATCGTCTGCTCCTACCCCTTCCACCCCGAGGGTCGGTGCTGCCCCGTCTGTGAGG ACTGCAACTACCAGGGCAGGAAGGTGGAGAACGGCCAGAGCTTCATTCCCGAGGGACAGCCCTGTACCCGCTGCACCTGCCAG CTTGGAGAGgtgagctgtgaggagaggcCATGTCCCCgctcctgctctgagccccaCACACTGCCCGTGGGCTGCTGCCCATCCTGCCCAG CCACAGACATCCGGCTtctgctgcagggcagtgacctgtccccatcctcatcccagtccccatcctcatcccagcccccatcctcatcccagcccccatcctcatcccagccCCCATCCTCacccccattcccatcccagtCCCCAATCCCTGAAGATTCACCCCCTGGCACCCCTCAACACCTCCGCTACCgcctggcccagctcctgcttcccaccacactccccctcagcccctctccagGAATTTGGGGTGCTGAAAAGCCTCCTCTGACCACTCCCAGTCCCTCTGGATATCCCTTGGCACCCGCTGTGCCTGCTGATCCCCGCTGTGAGGCCACAGCTCCCCCTGATCCCACGGGCAGCCCTGAGGCTCAGGGATCCCCTGGGAATGAGGACCCCTCTGCGGTGCCATCGGACAGCCCCAGGTTCCAGGTGCCAGGTGTGCCTGGAACTCtgtga
- the VWCE gene encoding von Willebrand factor C and EGF domain-containing protein isoform X2, which yields MLVELLFQAACVSLFLSSGQGRVYPARKKPASFAVERRRVGPHICFPGSSSGCCPGWMVSPGSGKCTLPLCSFGCGGGSCIAPNLCMCPDGEQGITCPEPPGTCGEYGCDLSCNHGGCQEVARVCPVGFSMAETANGVRCTDIDECQSAACEGTCVNTEGGFTCECGAGRELSADRRSCRDTDECQATPCQHRCENSMGSYRCSCRPGYHLHGNRHSCVDVDECRWPGARRSCQHSCHNIPGSFRCSCRPGYRLSADRVSCEGYPKSILAPSPILQSLQHPPTLVLLPPGSHLLPRGSPSPHLPVAAPGTQFPPSSPSLSPEPSPHAMGAPSTSIPPSHRCWHRGIPREPGARWTEPGCQSCTCQGGRVLCDTVSCSVPCSHPLPAPAGGCCPTCTGCLHKGVARAEGDVFSPSDGNCTICVCLAGNVSCLSTECPSGSCPSPSLADCCSCNPDKCNFQGRTYAHGARFSLDGDDCTTCVCQGGEVECSFTPCPVLDCPQHQRHLGPGQCCSTCRDPPAPTGCFLDDNGVEFPVGQIWSPGDPWCSRLQADGAVSCQRTDCVETCPYPIRIPGQCCPDCSAGCTYMGRIFSNNETFPSALDPCLSCICLLGSVACSPLECAIVCSYPFHPEGRCCPVCEDCNYQGRKVENGQSFIPEGQPCTRCTCQLGEVSCEERPCPRSCSEPHTLPVGCCPSCPATDIRLLLQGSDLSPSSSQSPSSSQPPSSSQPPSSSQPPSSPPFPSQSPIPEDSPPGTPQHLRYRLAQLLLPTTLPLSPSPGIWGAEKPPLTTPSPSGYPLAPAVPADPRCEATAPPDPTGSPEAQGSPGNEDPSAVPSDSPRFQVPGVPGTL from the exons ATGTTGGTGGAGCTGCTCTTCCAGGCTGCCTGTGTGTCCCTGTTCCTCTCCAGCGGCCAGGGCAGGGTGTATCCCGCGAGGAAGAAGCCGGCCAGCTTTGCCGTAGAGAG GCGCCGCGTGGGGCCCCACATCTGCttcccaggctccagcagcGGATGTTGTCCCGGCTGGATGGTGTCCCCGGGCAGCGGGAAGTGCACCCTGC cGCTCTGCTCCTTCGGCTGTGGCGGTGGCTCCTGCATCGCTCCCAACCTTTGCATGTGCCcggatggagagcagggaatCACCTGCCCAG AACCTCCGGGAACATGCGGAGAGTACGGCTGTGACCTGTCCTGTAACCATGGTGGCTGCCAGGAGGTCGCCCGCGTGTGTCCCGTTGGCTTCTCCATGGCTGAGACGGCCAACGGCGTCCGCTGCACCG ACATCGATGAGTGCCAGAGCGCGGCCTGCGAGGGGACGTGCGTGAACACGGAGGGCGGATTCACCTGCGAGTGCGGAGCCGGCCGGGAGCTCTCTGCTGACCGCCGCAGCTGCCGGG ACACGGATGAATGCCAGGCCACGCCGTGCCAGCACCGCTGCGAGAACAGCATGGGCAGCTATCGCTGCTCCTGCCGGCCTGGATACCACCTCCACGGGAATCGGCATTCCTGCGTGG ATGTGGACGAGTGCCGGTGGCCTGGCGCACGCcgctcctgccagcacagctgccacaACATTCCCGGCAGCTTCCGCTGCTCCTGCCGCCCCGGATACCGGCTCAGCGCAGACAGGGTGTCCTGTGAAG GGTACCCTAAATCTATCCTGGCCCCGTCACCCATCCTGCAATCCCTGCAGCATCCACCCACCCTtgtcctgctccctcctggctcccACCTGCTCCCGAGGGgctccccctctccccaccttcctgtggcagctcctggtACCCagttccctccctcctccccatccctgtcccctgagCCGTCCCCACATGCCATGGGAGCCCCCAGCACCTCCATCCCACCATCCCATCGTTGTTGGCACCGGGGGATCCCTCGGGAGCCCGGTGCTCGCTGGACAGAGCCAGGATGCCAGAGCTGCACCTGCCAG GGGGGACGAGTCCTCTGTGACACTGTGAGCTGCTCcgttccctgctcccacccacTTCCCGCTCCAGCTGGGGGTTGCTGCCCCACCTGCACGG GGTGCCTGCACAAGGGGGTGGCCAGGGCCGAGGGCGATGTCTTCTCCCCATCTGATGGGAATTGCACCATCTGTGTCTGCTTG GCCGGGAATGTCTCCTGCCTCTCCACAGAATGCCCCTCAGGATCCTGCCCCAGTCCCTCTCTGGCTGACTGCTGCTCCTGCAATCCAG atAAGTGCAATTTCCAGGGACGCACATATGCACACGGAGCCCGGTTCAGCTTGGATGGGGACGACTGCACCACCTGTGTCTGCCAG GGAGGAGAGGTGGAATGTTCCTTCACTCCCTGCCCCGTGCTGGATTGTCCCCAGCACCAGCGGCACCTGGgtcctgggcagtgctgctccaCCTGCCGGGACCCTCCGGCCCCCACTG GTTGCTTCCTGGATGACAATGGCGTGGAGTTTCCCGTTGGACAGATCTGGTCTCCAGGCGATCCCT GGTGTTCCCGCCTGCAGGCAGACGGCGCCGTGAGCTGCCAGCGCACGGATTGTGTGGAGACGTGTCCTTATCCCATCCGCATTCCCGGGCAGTGCTGCCCCGACTGCTCTGCAG GCTGCACCTACATGGGGAGGATCTTTTCCAACAACGAGACCTTCCCGTCGGCGCTGGATCCCTGCCTGAGCTGCATCTGCCTG CTGGGCTCGGTAGCCTGCTCGCCTCTGGAATGTGCCATCGTCTGCTCCTACCCCTTCCACCCCGAGGGTCGGTGCTGCCCCGTCTGTGAGG ACTGCAACTACCAGGGCAGGAAGGTGGAGAACGGCCAGAGCTTCATTCCCGAGGGACAGCCCTGTACCCGCTGCACCTGCCAG CTTGGAGAGgtgagctgtgaggagaggcCATGTCCCCgctcctgctctgagccccaCACACTGCCCGTGGGCTGCTGCCCATCCTGCCCAG CCACAGACATCCGGCTtctgctgcagggcagtgacctgtccccatcctcatcccagtccccatcctcatcccagcccccatcctcatcccagcccccatcctcatcccagccCCCATCCTCacccccattcccatcccagtCCCCAATCCCTGAAGATTCACCCCCTGGCACCCCTCAACACCTCCGCTACCgcctggcccagctcctgcttcccaccacactccccctcagcccctctccagGAATTTGGGGTGCTGAAAAGCCTCCTCTGACCACTCCCAGTCCCTCTGGATATCCCTTGGCACCCGCTGTGCCTGCTGATCCCCGCTGTGAGGCCACAGCTCCCCCTGATCCCACGGGCAGCCCTGAGGCTCAGGGATCCCCTGGGAATGAGGACCCCTCTGCGGTGCCATCGGACAGCCCCAGGTTCCAGGTGCCAGGTGTGCCTGGAACTCtgtga
- the VWCE gene encoding von Willebrand factor C and EGF domain-containing protein isoform X3, whose product MLVELLFQAACVSLFLSSGQGRVYPARKKPASFAVERRRVGPHICFPGSSSGCCPGWMVSPGSGKCTLPLCSFGCGGGSCIAPNLCMCPDGEQGITCPEPPGTCGEYGCDLSCNHGGCQEVARVCPVGFSMAETANGVRCTDIDECQSAACEGTCVNTEGGFTCECGAGRELSADRRSCRDTDECQATPCQHRCENSMGSYRCSCRPGYHLHGNRHSCVDVDECRWPGARRSCQHSCHNIPGSFRCSCRPGYRLSADRVSCEGYPKSILAPSPILQSLQHPPTLVLLPPGSHLLPRGSPSPHLPVAAPGTQFPPSSPSLSPEPSPHAMGAPSTSIPPSHRCWHRGIPREPGARWTEPGCQSCTCQGGRVLCDTVSCSVPCSHPLPAPAGGCCPTCTGCLHKGVARAEGDVFSPSDGNCTICVCLAGNVSCLSTECPSGSCPSPSLADCCSCNPDKCNFQGRTYAHGARFSLDGDDCTTCVCQGGEVECSFTPCPVLDCPQHQRHLGPGQCCSTCRDPPAPTGCFLDDNGVEFPVGQIWSPGDPYGAVSCQRTDCVETCPYPIRIPGQCCPDCSAGCTYMGRIFSNNETFPSALDPCLSCICLLGSVACSPLECAIVCSYPFHPEGRCCPVCEDCNYQGRKVENGQSFIPEGQPCTRCTCQLGEVSCEERPCPRSCSEPHTLPVGCCPSCPATDIRLLLQGSDLSPSSSQSPSSSQPPSSSQPPSSSQPPSSPPFPSQSPIPEDSPPGTPQHLRYRLAQLLLPTTLPLSPSPGIWGAEKPPLTTPSPSGYPLAPAVPADPRCEATAPPDPTGSPEAQGSPGNEDPSAVPSDSPRFQVPGVPGTL is encoded by the exons ATGTTGGTGGAGCTGCTCTTCCAGGCTGCCTGTGTGTCCCTGTTCCTCTCCAGCGGCCAGGGCAGGGTGTATCCCGCGAGGAAGAAGCCGGCCAGCTTTGCCGTAGAGAG GCGCCGCGTGGGGCCCCACATCTGCttcccaggctccagcagcGGATGTTGTCCCGGCTGGATGGTGTCCCCGGGCAGCGGGAAGTGCACCCTGC cGCTCTGCTCCTTCGGCTGTGGCGGTGGCTCCTGCATCGCTCCCAACCTTTGCATGTGCCcggatggagagcagggaatCACCTGCCCAG AACCTCCGGGAACATGCGGAGAGTACGGCTGTGACCTGTCCTGTAACCATGGTGGCTGCCAGGAGGTCGCCCGCGTGTGTCCCGTTGGCTTCTCCATGGCTGAGACGGCCAACGGCGTCCGCTGCACCG ACATCGATGAGTGCCAGAGCGCGGCCTGCGAGGGGACGTGCGTGAACACGGAGGGCGGATTCACCTGCGAGTGCGGAGCCGGCCGGGAGCTCTCTGCTGACCGCCGCAGCTGCCGGG ACACGGATGAATGCCAGGCCACGCCGTGCCAGCACCGCTGCGAGAACAGCATGGGCAGCTATCGCTGCTCCTGCCGGCCTGGATACCACCTCCACGGGAATCGGCATTCCTGCGTGG ATGTGGACGAGTGCCGGTGGCCTGGCGCACGCcgctcctgccagcacagctgccacaACATTCCCGGCAGCTTCCGCTGCTCCTGCCGCCCCGGATACCGGCTCAGCGCAGACAGGGTGTCCTGTGAAG GGTACCCTAAATCTATCCTGGCCCCGTCACCCATCCTGCAATCCCTGCAGCATCCACCCACCCTtgtcctgctccctcctggctcccACCTGCTCCCGAGGGgctccccctctccccaccttcctgtggcagctcctggtACCCagttccctccctcctccccatccctgtcccctgagCCGTCCCCACATGCCATGGGAGCCCCCAGCACCTCCATCCCACCATCCCATCGTTGTTGGCACCGGGGGATCCCTCGGGAGCCCGGTGCTCGCTGGACAGAGCCAGGATGCCAGAGCTGCACCTGCCAG GGGGGACGAGTCCTCTGTGACACTGTGAGCTGCTCcgttccctgctcccacccacTTCCCGCTCCAGCTGGGGGTTGCTGCCCCACCTGCACGG GGTGCCTGCACAAGGGGGTGGCCAGGGCCGAGGGCGATGTCTTCTCCCCATCTGATGGGAATTGCACCATCTGTGTCTGCTTG GCCGGGAATGTCTCCTGCCTCTCCACAGAATGCCCCTCAGGATCCTGCCCCAGTCCCTCTCTGGCTGACTGCTGCTCCTGCAATCCAG atAAGTGCAATTTCCAGGGACGCACATATGCACACGGAGCCCGGTTCAGCTTGGATGGGGACGACTGCACCACCTGTGTCTGCCAG GGAGGAGAGGTGGAATGTTCCTTCACTCCCTGCCCCGTGCTGGATTGTCCCCAGCACCAGCGGCACCTGGgtcctgggcagtgctgctccaCCTGCCGGGACCCTCCGGCCCCCACTG GTTGCTTCCTGGATGACAATGGCGTGGAGTTTCCCGTTGGACAGATCTGGTCTCCAGGCGATCCCT ACGGCGCCGTGAGCTGCCAGCGCACGGATTGTGTGGAGACGTGTCCTTATCCCATCCGCATTCCCGGGCAGTGCTGCCCCGACTGCTCTGCAG GCTGCACCTACATGGGGAGGATCTTTTCCAACAACGAGACCTTCCCGTCGGCGCTGGATCCCTGCCTGAGCTGCATCTGCCTG CTGGGCTCGGTAGCCTGCTCGCCTCTGGAATGTGCCATCGTCTGCTCCTACCCCTTCCACCCCGAGGGTCGGTGCTGCCCCGTCTGTGAGG ACTGCAACTACCAGGGCAGGAAGGTGGAGAACGGCCAGAGCTTCATTCCCGAGGGACAGCCCTGTACCCGCTGCACCTGCCAG CTTGGAGAGgtgagctgtgaggagaggcCATGTCCCCgctcctgctctgagccccaCACACTGCCCGTGGGCTGCTGCCCATCCTGCCCAG CCACAGACATCCGGCTtctgctgcagggcagtgacctgtccccatcctcatcccagtccccatcctcatcccagcccccatcctcatcccagcccccatcctcatcccagccCCCATCCTCacccccattcccatcccagtCCCCAATCCCTGAAGATTCACCCCCTGGCACCCCTCAACACCTCCGCTACCgcctggcccagctcctgcttcccaccacactccccctcagcccctctccagGAATTTGGGGTGCTGAAAAGCCTCCTCTGACCACTCCCAGTCCCTCTGGATATCCCTTGGCACCCGCTGTGCCTGCTGATCCCCGCTGTGAGGCCACAGCTCCCCCTGATCCCACGGGCAGCCCTGAGGCTCAGGGATCCCCTGGGAATGAGGACCCCTCTGCGGTGCCATCGGACAGCCCCAGGTTCCAGGTGCCAGGTGTGCCTGGAACTCtgtga
- the VWCE gene encoding von Willebrand factor C and EGF domain-containing protein isoform X1, with amino-acid sequence MLVELLFQAACVSLFLSSGQGRVYPARKKPASFAVERRRVGPHICFPGSSSGCCPGWMVSPGSGKCTLPLCSFGCGGGSCIAPNLCMCPDGEQGITCPEPPGTCGEYGCDLSCNHGGCQEVARVCPVGFSMAETANGVRCTDIDECQSAACEGTCVNTEGGFTCECGAGRELSADRRSCRDTDECQATPCQHRCENSMGSYRCSCRPGYHLHGNRHSCVDVDECRWPGARRSCQHSCHNIPGSFRCSCRPGYRLSADRVSCEGYPKSILAPSPILQSLQHPPTLVLLPPGSHLLPRGSPSPHLPVAAPGTQFPPSSPSLSPEPSPHAMGAPSTSIPPSHRCWHRGIPREPGARWTEPGCQSCTCQGGRVLCDTVSCSVPCSHPLPAPAGGCCPTCTGCLHKGVARAEGDVFSPSDGNCTICVCLAGNVSCLSTECPSGSCPSPSLADCCSCNPDKCNFQGRTYAHGARFSLDGDDCTTCVCQGGEVECSFTPCPVLDCPQHQRHLGPGQCCSTCRDPPAPTGCFLDDNGVEFPVGQIWSPGDPCELCICQADGAVSCQRTDCVETCPYPIRIPGQCCPDCSAGCTYMGRIFSNNETFPSALDPCLSCICLLGSVACSPLECAIVCSYPFHPEGRCCPVCEDCNYQGRKVENGQSFIPEGQPCTRCTCQLGEVSCEERPCPRSCSEPHTLPVGCCPSCPATDIRLLLQGSDLSPSSSQSPSSSQPPSSSQPPSSSQPPSSPPFPSQSPIPEDSPPGTPQHLRYRLAQLLLPTTLPLSPSPGIWGAEKPPLTTPSPSGYPLAPAVPADPRCEATAPPDPTGSPEAQGSPGNEDPSAVPSDSPRFQVPGVPGTL; translated from the exons ATGTTGGTGGAGCTGCTCTTCCAGGCTGCCTGTGTGTCCCTGTTCCTCTCCAGCGGCCAGGGCAGGGTGTATCCCGCGAGGAAGAAGCCGGCCAGCTTTGCCGTAGAGAG GCGCCGCGTGGGGCCCCACATCTGCttcccaggctccagcagcGGATGTTGTCCCGGCTGGATGGTGTCCCCGGGCAGCGGGAAGTGCACCCTGC cGCTCTGCTCCTTCGGCTGTGGCGGTGGCTCCTGCATCGCTCCCAACCTTTGCATGTGCCcggatggagagcagggaatCACCTGCCCAG AACCTCCGGGAACATGCGGAGAGTACGGCTGTGACCTGTCCTGTAACCATGGTGGCTGCCAGGAGGTCGCCCGCGTGTGTCCCGTTGGCTTCTCCATGGCTGAGACGGCCAACGGCGTCCGCTGCACCG ACATCGATGAGTGCCAGAGCGCGGCCTGCGAGGGGACGTGCGTGAACACGGAGGGCGGATTCACCTGCGAGTGCGGAGCCGGCCGGGAGCTCTCTGCTGACCGCCGCAGCTGCCGGG ACACGGATGAATGCCAGGCCACGCCGTGCCAGCACCGCTGCGAGAACAGCATGGGCAGCTATCGCTGCTCCTGCCGGCCTGGATACCACCTCCACGGGAATCGGCATTCCTGCGTGG ATGTGGACGAGTGCCGGTGGCCTGGCGCACGCcgctcctgccagcacagctgccacaACATTCCCGGCAGCTTCCGCTGCTCCTGCCGCCCCGGATACCGGCTCAGCGCAGACAGGGTGTCCTGTGAAG GGTACCCTAAATCTATCCTGGCCCCGTCACCCATCCTGCAATCCCTGCAGCATCCACCCACCCTtgtcctgctccctcctggctcccACCTGCTCCCGAGGGgctccccctctccccaccttcctgtggcagctcctggtACCCagttccctccctcctccccatccctgtcccctgagCCGTCCCCACATGCCATGGGAGCCCCCAGCACCTCCATCCCACCATCCCATCGTTGTTGGCACCGGGGGATCCCTCGGGAGCCCGGTGCTCGCTGGACAGAGCCAGGATGCCAGAGCTGCACCTGCCAG GGGGGACGAGTCCTCTGTGACACTGTGAGCTGCTCcgttccctgctcccacccacTTCCCGCTCCAGCTGGGGGTTGCTGCCCCACCTGCACGG GGTGCCTGCACAAGGGGGTGGCCAGGGCCGAGGGCGATGTCTTCTCCCCATCTGATGGGAATTGCACCATCTGTGTCTGCTTG GCCGGGAATGTCTCCTGCCTCTCCACAGAATGCCCCTCAGGATCCTGCCCCAGTCCCTCTCTGGCTGACTGCTGCTCCTGCAATCCAG atAAGTGCAATTTCCAGGGACGCACATATGCACACGGAGCCCGGTTCAGCTTGGATGGGGACGACTGCACCACCTGTGTCTGCCAG GGAGGAGAGGTGGAATGTTCCTTCACTCCCTGCCCCGTGCTGGATTGTCCCCAGCACCAGCGGCACCTGGgtcctgggcagtgctgctccaCCTGCCGGGACCCTCCGGCCCCCACTG GTTGCTTCCTGGATGACAATGGCGTGGAGTTTCCCGTTGGACAGATCTGGTCTCCAGGCGATCCCTGTGAGTTATGCATCTGCCAG GCAGACGGCGCCGTGAGCTGCCAGCGCACGGATTGTGTGGAGACGTGTCCTTATCCCATCCGCATTCCCGGGCAGTGCTGCCCCGACTGCTCTGCAG GCTGCACCTACATGGGGAGGATCTTTTCCAACAACGAGACCTTCCCGTCGGCGCTGGATCCCTGCCTGAGCTGCATCTGCCTG CTGGGCTCGGTAGCCTGCTCGCCTCTGGAATGTGCCATCGTCTGCTCCTACCCCTTCCACCCCGAGGGTCGGTGCTGCCCCGTCTGTGAGG ACTGCAACTACCAGGGCAGGAAGGTGGAGAACGGCCAGAGCTTCATTCCCGAGGGACAGCCCTGTACCCGCTGCACCTGCCAG CTTGGAGAGgtgagctgtgaggagaggcCATGTCCCCgctcctgctctgagccccaCACACTGCCCGTGGGCTGCTGCCCATCCTGCCCAG CCACAGACATCCGGCTtctgctgcagggcagtgacctgtccccatcctcatcccagtccccatcctcatcccagcccccatcctcatcccagcccccatcctcatcccagccCCCATCCTCacccccattcccatcccagtCCCCAATCCCTGAAGATTCACCCCCTGGCACCCCTCAACACCTCCGCTACCgcctggcccagctcctgcttcccaccacactccccctcagcccctctccagGAATTTGGGGTGCTGAAAAGCCTCCTCTGACCACTCCCAGTCCCTCTGGATATCCCTTGGCACCCGCTGTGCCTGCTGATCCCCGCTGTGAGGCCACAGCTCCCCCTGATCCCACGGGCAGCCCTGAGGCTCAGGGATCCCCTGGGAATGAGGACCCCTCTGCGGTGCCATCGGACAGCCCCAGGTTCCAGGTGCCAGGTGTGCCTGGAACTCtgtga